A region of Betta splendens chromosome 13, fBetSpl5.4, whole genome shotgun sequence DNA encodes the following proteins:
- the n4bp2l2 gene encoding NEDD4-binding protein 2-like 2 → MSYGESTSTTCPDVCVSERAEDQRNDCTVNSTKCVNSEGNSPDSSERERVLKEVGLTCSTFIGPALPPKPVKADIDDALSEFYKELGEVDTPDGADGNPGQRDEGSVYPPTLPKLSNTKDNEDVRQEKIGNSYITEEPDGYENIGGQKHSSWSHWYQNEPYNHRRPRQGFDRSFGGVSYAEIQKHHPQQWDRAPNPRFHRPLVHCPSPPPESRNPPYPLRNMNPKWNESDLSNHYLEDAHFPTLGGFPPPNVGFVPPQGFYGNSEQFFFDRDERRHGYYQQSENESVRWSRDTEAEWPQTQQYRSSFVLILMRGLPGSGKSTLARELLSTGPSGVILSTDDYFAHRDGYCYEPGLLGVAHEWNQRRAEDAMRDGRSPVIIDNTNIQAWEMKPYVEMALERGYKVDFCEPDTSWKLDPYELEKRNKHGVSKEKIARMLDSFSFPISIDIVMNSQEPPHVNQRRQPHQSQMMRTQVFY, encoded by the exons ATGTCTTATGGTGAATCTACTTCTACGACCTGTCCAGACGTTTGTGTGAGCGAAAGAGCAGAAGACCAAAGAAATGACTGCACTGTTAACAGTACTAAATGTGTGAACAGTGAGGGCAACAGTCCAGACAGCAGTGAGAGAGAGCGGGTGCTGAAGGAGGTCGGACTCACCTGCTCCACCTTCATCGGCCCTGCATTACCTCCAAAACCAGTCAAGGCTGACATTGATGACGCACTCAGTGAATTTTACAAAGAACTTGGGGAGGTGGATACACCTGATGGTGCTGATGGTAACCCAGGGCAACGAGATGAAGGCTCTGTTTATCCACCCACACTTCCTAAATTATCTAACACCAAAGACAATGAGGATGTAAGACAGGAAAAAATTGGTAACAGCTATATAACTGAAGAACCTGATGGTTATGAGAATATCGGTGGACAGAAACATTCGTCCTGGTCACACTGGTACCAGAATGAGCCATACAACCACAGGAGACCCAGACAAGGCTTTGACCGAAGCTTTGGTGGGGTGTCTTATGCAGAGATTCAGAAGCACCATCCACAACAATGGGACAGAGCACCAAACCCAAGATTTCACAGACCTCTAGTCCATTGCCCGTCGCCTCCACCCGAATCCCGAAATCCACCATATCCCCTACGAAACATGAATCCCAAGTGGAATGAATCAGATTTGTCAAACCATTATCTGGAGGATGCACATTTTCCAACGTTGGGTGGTTTCCCACCTCCAAATGTTGGCTTTGTTCCCCCGCAGGGCTTTTATGGAAATTCTGAACAATTCTTCTTTGACAGGGATGAACGGAGACATGGTTACTATCAGCAATCAGAAAATGAAAGTGTAAGATGGTCTAGAGACACAGAAGCAGAATGGCCTCAGACACAACAATACCGTTCTTCTTTTGTGCTGATCTTGATGAGGGGGTTACCAGGCTCTGGGAAGTCGACCCTAGCTAG AGAGTTGCTCTCCACGGGGCCCAGTGGAGTAATTCTAAGCACAGATGACTACTTTGCTCACAGAGATGGCTACTGCTATGAACCAGGCCTTCTTGGAGTTGCACATGAATGGAACCAGCGCAGAG CTGAAGATGCTATGCGAGATGGACGGTCTCCCGTTATTATTGACAATACAAACATCCAAGCCTGGGAAATGAAGCCATATGTCGAAATG GCTTTGGAGAGAGGCTACAAAGTGGACTTCTGTGAACCGGACACAAGCTGGAAACTTGACCCTTATGAACTGGAGAA GAGGAACAAGCATGGTGTTTCCAAGGAGAAAATTGCACGGATGCTGGATAGCTTTTCATTTCCCATATCCATAGACATTGTTATGAACTCACAGGAGCCACCTCACGTGAACCAGAGACGTCAGCCACACCAGTCACAGATGATGAGAACACAGGTTTTCTATTAG
- the trmt9b gene encoding probable tRNA methyltransferase 9B, translating to MEEAASQLERDHVHRVYDKIAPYFNDSRYKAWPKVREFLLDLQPGSIVADVGCGNGKYLHINEEVFKLGCDVCRPLVDSAWSQGHEVQMCDGLRLPYRDGCFDAVLSIAVIHHLSTKERRIRAIKEMARTLRVGGRIMIYVWAMEQKRRKFEKQDIFVPWNPAPLSAPGLKPRRRAAAQSASDAGGGGDKHRKVRSTSSVADGEDLGRSAPQQRTRRLWFFSRSLDSVLDFGSLAVSRSSSRELCTLSSPAGEGAGGPAGRRGRRRGLIRQVSSFFSPPSATGSEEDVFGSVADLHRGVDGSGAGPDARGVSASLAQECGSLALPDLVPCQKEPRKPREGEQESTRSPQGGAGPVDGPCLRYYHVFREGELAELIQNHVDELHVTHAYFDHANWCVVAERVQLWRI from the exons ATGGAGGAGGCCGCCAGCCAGCTGGAGCGCGACCACGTGCACCGCGTCTACGACAAGATCGCGCCGTACTTCAACGACAGCCGCTACAAGGCCTGGCCCAAGGTGCGAGAGTtcctgctggacctgcagccggggaGCATCGTCGCGGACGTCG GTTGTGGCAATGGCAAGTATCTGCACATCAACGAGGAGGTGTTCAAGCTGGGATGCGACGTGTGTCGCCCCCTGGTGGACTCCGCCTGGAGCCAGGGACACGAGGTCCAGATGTGCGACGGCCTGCGCTTGCCTTACAGGGACGGCTGCTTTGACGCGGTGCTCTCCATCGCAG TCATCCATCACTTGTCCACCAAAGAGCGTCGTATTCGAGCAATAAAGGAGATGGCGCGCACGCTGCGAGTGGGCGGGCGCATCATGATCTACGTGTGGGCCATGGAGCAGAAGCGCCGCAAGTTCGAGAAGCAGGACATCTTCGTCCCCTGGAACCCCGCCCCCCTCTCGGCCCCCGGCCTCAAGCCCCGCAGGAGGGCGGCGGCGCAGAGCGCCAGcgacgccggcggcggcggcgacaaGCACAGGAAGGTTCGAAGCACATCCTCGGTGGCGGACGGGGAGGACCTGGGCCGCTCGGCGCCGCAGCAGAGGACCCGCAGGCTGTGGTTCTTCTCCCGGTCCCTGGACTCGGTCTTGGACTTCGGGAGCTTGGCCGTGTCCCGCTCGTCCTCCAGGGAGCTCTGCACTTTATCCTCGCCCGCGGGTGAGGGCGCGGGCGGCCCGGCGGGTCGGCGCGGCCGGCGCCGGGGCCTCATCAGGCAGGTGTCCAGCTTCTTCTCGCCCCCGTCCGCGACCGGGTCCGAGGAGGACGTCTTCGGCTCGGTCGCAGACCTGCACCGGGGCGTCgacggcagcggcgccggcccaGACGCCCGGGGGGTGTCGGCGTCTTTGGCCCAGGAGTGCGGCTCCCTGGCTCTGCCGGACCTGGTGCCTTGCCAGAAGGAGCCCCGGAAGCCGCGGGAGGGGGAGCAGGAGAGCACACGGAGCCCTCagggcggcgccggcccggtgGACGGCCCGTGTCTGAGGTACTACCACGTCTTCAGGGAGGGGGAGCTGGCCGAGCTGATCCAGAACCACGTGGACGAGCTCCACGTCACGCACGCCTACTTTGACCACGCCAACTGGTGTGTGGTGGCGGAGAGAGTTCAGCTGTGGAGAATCTGA